In Crinalium epipsammum PCC 9333, the following are encoded in one genomic region:
- a CDS encoding Tab2/Atab2 family RNA-binding protein, whose amino-acid sequence MGTIWELDFYSRPIIDENQKKIWEVLVCESPVDTRQSVESLFRYAQYCPSTQVNSVSLQNALTEAIEKSGQSPQKIRFFRRQMNNMIVKACTDLGILAEPSRRTYAVHQWLRERMQDVYPSHPNYQPSNSPSVQFEVQPPQPLPDALIGQKWMFVSLDASAFAEMHEWNIGFSEAFPLEMLHLSPQTRIPGIIILSPRAIPMAAWMSGIEPALIKFYPAPQARLLLETGGSDSWFLVKQLNGSSQTEAAGFEAAKQQAKGVHFLAIQSSPQSEDFAGFWLLQELSLT is encoded by the coding sequence ATGGGGACAATCTGGGAATTAGATTTTTACTCTCGACCAATTATAGACGAGAACCAGAAAAAAATTTGGGAAGTTTTGGTGTGTGAAAGTCCTGTAGACACGCGCCAGTCAGTTGAATCCTTATTTCGCTATGCACAGTACTGTCCAAGTACGCAGGTAAATTCAGTTTCGTTGCAGAATGCCTTAACAGAAGCAATAGAGAAATCAGGGCAGTCTCCCCAAAAAATCCGCTTCTTCCGGCGACAGATGAACAATATGATCGTCAAAGCGTGTACGGATTTAGGAATTTTAGCGGAACCTAGTCGCCGGACGTATGCCGTGCATCAGTGGCTACGGGAACGGATGCAGGATGTATATCCTAGTCATCCTAATTATCAACCAAGTAATAGCCCCTCGGTGCAATTTGAGGTTCAGCCACCGCAACCACTACCTGATGCTTTAATTGGTCAAAAGTGGATGTTTGTATCATTGGACGCATCGGCATTTGCAGAAATGCACGAGTGGAATATTGGTTTTAGTGAAGCTTTTCCGTTGGAAATGTTGCACTTATCACCACAAACGCGCATTCCAGGGATAATTATTTTATCGCCTAGAGCAATACCTATGGCTGCTTGGATGTCTGGAATTGAACCAGCTTTGATTAAATTCTACCCGGCTCCACAGGCAAGATTGTTATTAGAAACTGGTGGTAGTGATAGTTGGTTTTTAGTTAAGCAATTAAACGGCTCTTCTCAAACTGAGGCAGCAGGGTTTGAGGCCGCTAAACAACAAGCTAAGGGAGTGCATTTTTTAGCGATTCAGTCAAGTCCTCAATCAGAAGATTTTGCGGGATTTTGGTTATTGCAGGAGTTGTCTTTAACGTGA
- a CDS encoding chloride channel protein, with translation MIIDQRLRQWLLPKGRLAIAEACLIGLVSGLAAVLLKQSVGWLGSWRVYASMQQPPILVLPSVGLGLGLLCGWLLERLGSESAGSGIPQVKAVLAQFPIALNLRVALVKLVASILALSSGLTLGRQGPTVHIGAAVAAQLSQWIPTSPDHRRQMIAAGAGAGLAAGFNAPIAGTLFVVEELLQDLSGLTLGTAILASFIGAVISRLLGGRNLDLNLELTNISSTFFAPEIPFYIVLGLICGFLGALFNNSILSSLAFYKRLSLSLPLRIGLAGFVSGCIIALLPISFRNNSGLREFLITGEASWEFAIIAFMAHFALTIIAYGSGAPGGLFNPALILGSAIGYLVGLSEYHLIEMSLPTSYALAGMGAFFSAVSKAPFTAIVIVFEITTDFNLVLPLMIACVVSYVVADKLAKGSLYQRLLESNGYKLPKEQLKNGALAGLTAADLMQPQVETLSIKITLDEAIQAFSRSPHRGFPVVEDQQLLGIVTQTDLSKATTRQLPGDTQLEEIMTPKPISVGSNASLADVLYLLNRYQLSRLPVTEGRKLLGIITRTDLIRAEANQLTGKTVEIGPQPEPSYVVYQTRSPAVGKGRLLVPLANPQTAEAILQLAAAIARDRNFEIECIQVVLVPRHNSPAETPVKTTKSRRLLRQAERWGRQWDIPIHTQIKVAQDVAQAILETIKERHIDLIVMGWNGSASKSGQILGSVVDTIIERASCDAVLVKLGEKTQHLNNDSGLEDPRNQPIFSTNNNKNNQKKSSNLLQNSQWNRWLIPTAGGPNTQQALELLPALALMSNSPQIKVCQVFNPRILRPDTTTLFQAAFTLGKRINCPVTAIPIKASSIADSVIELTEADNSDVVVLGASREGLLTQVIQGNIPQAIARGCQCHVILVRCALND, from the coding sequence TTGATAATTGATCAACGCCTTCGGCAATGGTTACTACCAAAAGGACGGCTGGCGATCGCAGAAGCTTGTCTGATTGGCTTAGTATCAGGATTAGCAGCAGTTTTACTCAAGCAAAGTGTTGGATGGTTAGGTTCATGGCGAGTTTATGCTTCCATGCAGCAACCCCCTATATTAGTCTTACCCAGTGTCGGACTTGGTTTAGGGCTGCTTTGTGGGTGGCTGCTGGAACGCCTTGGCTCAGAATCTGCTGGTAGTGGAATTCCCCAAGTAAAAGCCGTTTTAGCTCAATTTCCCATTGCTTTAAATCTCAGAGTTGCGTTAGTCAAATTAGTTGCAAGCATTCTTGCCCTGAGTTCTGGGCTAACCTTGGGCAGACAAGGGCCAACTGTCCATATCGGCGCGGCTGTAGCAGCACAACTTAGCCAATGGATTCCCACCTCTCCAGACCACCGCCGTCAAATGATTGCTGCTGGTGCTGGCGCTGGTTTAGCAGCAGGTTTTAATGCTCCAATTGCTGGAACTTTATTTGTAGTAGAAGAACTCCTGCAAGATTTATCTGGCTTAACATTAGGAACTGCTATCCTCGCGTCCTTTATTGGTGCAGTCATCTCTCGGCTATTAGGGGGACGTAATTTAGATCTCAACCTAGAATTAACCAATATTTCTAGCACTTTTTTTGCTCCAGAAATTCCTTTTTATATCGTTTTAGGACTTATCTGCGGGTTTTTAGGTGCGCTATTTAATAATTCCATCCTCTCTAGTCTTGCCTTTTATAAACGCCTCAGTCTTAGCTTACCCCTCCGTATCGGATTAGCCGGATTTGTATCTGGGTGCATCATCGCTTTATTACCCATCTCTTTTCGCAACAATAGCGGACTGAGAGAATTTCTGATTACTGGTGAAGCAAGTTGGGAATTTGCAATTATTGCTTTTATGGCACACTTCGCCTTAACCATAATTGCTTACGGTTCTGGCGCACCAGGCGGTTTATTTAATCCAGCTTTAATTCTTGGTTCTGCAATTGGCTATCTGGTGGGTTTGTCTGAGTACCACTTAATCGAAATGAGTTTGCCAACAAGTTATGCGTTGGCAGGAATGGGTGCTTTTTTTAGTGCTGTTTCTAAAGCACCTTTTACAGCAATTGTAATCGTTTTCGAGATTACCACCGACTTCAATTTAGTATTACCACTAATGATTGCTTGTGTGGTTTCTTATGTAGTTGCAGATAAACTGGCTAAAGGTTCTTTATACCAAAGACTGTTAGAGTCTAATGGTTATAAATTGCCCAAAGAACAGTTAAAAAATGGGGCATTGGCTGGGTTAACAGCAGCAGATTTAATGCAGCCGCAAGTAGAAACTTTATCTATCAAAATAACTTTAGATGAAGCTATCCAAGCTTTTTCTCGTTCTCCTCATCGCGGTTTTCCGGTAGTAGAGGATCAACAACTACTAGGAATTGTTACACAAACTGATCTTTCTAAAGCAACTACACGCCAACTGCCAGGTGATACGCAGCTAGAGGAAATAATGACACCAAAACCAATAAGTGTGGGGTCTAATGCTTCTTTAGCTGATGTGCTTTATTTGCTAAATCGCTATCAACTCAGTCGGCTGCCCGTGACGGAAGGGCGAAAGTTGTTAGGAATTATTACTCGTACAGATTTAATTAGGGCAGAAGCAAATCAACTGACAGGAAAAACTGTAGAAATTGGTCCTCAGCCTGAACCTTCTTATGTAGTTTATCAAACTCGCTCACCAGCAGTAGGTAAAGGAAGATTGTTAGTACCACTAGCTAATCCTCAAACAGCAGAGGCGATTTTACAATTGGCAGCAGCTATTGCTCGCGATCGCAACTTTGAAATAGAGTGCATTCAAGTAGTTTTAGTACCTCGTCACAACTCCCCAGCAGAAACACCTGTAAAAACTACTAAAAGTCGTCGTTTGTTACGTCAAGCTGAAAGATGGGGACGACAGTGGGATATACCGATTCATACCCAAATCAAAGTTGCACAAGATGTAGCTCAAGCAATATTAGAAACAATTAAAGAGCGGCATATTGATTTAATTGTGATGGGGTGGAATGGTAGCGCCTCTAAATCTGGTCAAATTTTAGGTAGTGTTGTTGATACTATTATTGAGCGGGCATCCTGTGACGCGGTATTGGTGAAATTAGGAGAAAAAACTCAGCATCTCAATAATGATTCTGGATTAGAAGACCCAAGGAATCAACCAATTTTTTCTACAAACAACAACAAAAATAATCAAAAAAAATCTTCTAACCTTCTCCAAAATTCTCAATGGAATCGTTGGCTAATACCCACAGCAGGTGGCCCTAATACTCAACAAGCTTTAGAACTATTACCTGCTTTAGCTTTAATGAGTAATTCTCCTCAAATTAAGGTTTGCCAAGTATTCAATCCTAGAATTTTAAGACCAGATACAACAACTCTTTTCCAAGCAGCATTTACCCTGGGTAAGCGCATTAATTGTCCTGTTACAGCTATACCGATTAAAGCAAGTTCTATTGCAGATTCCGTAATTGAGTTAACAGAAGCAGATAACAGTGATGTAGTTGTTTTAGGCGCTAGTCGTGAAGGTTTGCTTACTCAAGTCATTCAAGGAAATATACCACAAGCGATCGCGCGTGGCTGTCAGTGTCATGTAATCTTAGTACGTTGCGCCTTAAATGATTAA
- a CDS encoding ribonuclease D, whose protein sequence is MPYLTEATEIKALIDKFTRSSILWLDTEVADYYTKKPRLSLIQVLDDPEDLTGDKTYIFDVLNQPELGAYFITQIMQNTDIEKVFHNASYDLRFLGKEQAKNVTCTLQMAKKIPYYILPLPNYQLKTLVTELCDINLDKSEQGSNWGRRPLTAKQLQYVKMDTVYVAQIHSRLQDLMTRCYPPIETEDLEALAVRYQQIEHQWKQITSQMEHIQERVKKAMQVQNIPETSFFKLSVSDRTTIKTNFTELAQVARNLGLKLEFPITLTQKIQKELGSAIEELNVEIETTPVARLTTKKTLDDEDDLHF, encoded by the coding sequence ATGCCATACTTAACAGAAGCTACCGAAATTAAAGCATTAATCGACAAATTTACTCGCTCTAGCATCCTTTGGCTAGATACCGAAGTAGCTGACTATTACACTAAGAAGCCTAGACTATCACTGATTCAAGTTTTAGACGATCCTGAAGATTTAACGGGGGATAAAACTTACATCTTTGATGTATTGAATCAGCCTGAATTAGGGGCATATTTTATTACCCAAATCATGCAAAATACTGATATCGAGAAGGTGTTTCACAATGCCAGCTATGATCTGAGATTTTTGGGAAAAGAGCAAGCTAAAAATGTCACCTGCACCTTACAGATGGCTAAAAAAATTCCCTACTACATCTTGCCATTACCTAACTATCAACTCAAAACATTAGTCACAGAACTATGTGATATCAATCTAGATAAATCAGAACAAGGTAGCAATTGGGGCAGAAGACCGCTAACGGCAAAGCAGTTACAATATGTCAAGATGGATACTGTTTATGTAGCTCAAATCCATAGCCGTTTGCAAGATTTAATGACTCGTTGTTATCCTCCTATAGAAACAGAAGATTTAGAAGCCCTAGCTGTGAGATATCAGCAAATTGAACATCAATGGAAGCAGATTACTTCACAAATGGAGCATATACAAGAACGGGTTAAAAAAGCCATGCAGGTGCAGAATATACCTGAAACTTCATTCTTTAAATTATCTGTTAGCGATCGCACCACAATCAAAACTAATTTTACTGAACTTGCCCAAGTTGCCAGAAATTTAGGACTCAAATTAGAATTTCCGATCACTCTTACCCAAAAAATTCAAAAGGAATTAGGTTCAGCCATCGAAGAATTAAATGTAGAAATTGAAACAACTCCGGTTGCGAGGTTAACGACTAAAAAAACATTGGATGACGAAGATGATCTTCATTTTTAA
- a CDS encoding TldD/PmbA family protein — protein MLESSSKEDQKDRTEQLLELAVKSGAQAAEVYQSRSHSQPVFFEANRLKQLESVQSEGMALRLWRDGKPGLAVAYGPVDPQALVDRAIALSSLNEPETIELAENGKTLYPDLGEAVPVEQLVKMGKEAIAQVRDAYPEVLCTSQWECEVETTRLINSLGLDCGYKDTTLSGYMGAEWVRGEDFLSVADGQTQRGYLEPERIVQQILQRLEWASDNVPSPSGRVPILFTAKAADMLWETIQAALNGKRVIEKASPWSDRLGKLVISEALTLSQQPNIGPFSCPFDDEGTETRPLTLIQNGVLQLFYTDRTTGRLLGSDTTGNGFRPGLGSYPTPGLVNLIIQPGSDSLLDLIQQMDQGLIVDQMLGDSAGISGDFSINVELGFRVQKGEIIGRVKDTMVSGNVYTALKQLVAIGSDAEWNGPCSTPSLIVEGLSTTGSINN, from the coding sequence ATGCTCGAATCATCAAGCAAAGAAGATCAAAAGGATAGAACGGAACAGTTACTAGAATTAGCTGTGAAGTCAGGGGCGCAAGCAGCAGAGGTGTATCAGTCGCGATCGCACTCTCAACCTGTGTTTTTTGAAGCCAACCGACTCAAGCAACTCGAAAGTGTGCAAAGTGAAGGAATGGCGTTGCGGCTATGGCGAGATGGAAAACCAGGTTTGGCGGTAGCTTATGGTCCAGTAGATCCGCAAGCATTAGTAGATCGAGCGATCGCACTATCATCCCTGAATGAACCTGAAACTATAGAATTAGCCGAAAATGGCAAAACCCTTTACCCTGATTTAGGTGAAGCGGTTCCTGTCGAGCAACTGGTAAAAATGGGGAAAGAAGCGATCGCACAAGTACGCGATGCTTACCCAGAAGTGCTTTGCACTAGCCAGTGGGAATGCGAAGTAGAAACAACCCGCCTGATTAACAGTTTAGGGCTAGACTGTGGCTACAAAGATACCACCCTTAGTGGCTACATGGGAGCCGAATGGGTGCGGGGAGAAGATTTTCTCAGTGTTGCAGATGGTCAAACTCAACGCGGTTATCTAGAACCAGAACGCATAGTTCAGCAAATTTTGCAACGCTTAGAGTGGGCATCCGATAATGTCCCATCGCCAAGTGGTCGCGTTCCCATATTATTTACAGCTAAAGCAGCAGATATGTTGTGGGAAACAATACAAGCTGCTTTAAATGGTAAAAGAGTAATTGAAAAAGCATCACCTTGGAGCGATCGCTTAGGTAAATTAGTTATTTCAGAAGCCCTCACTTTGTCTCAACAACCAAATATAGGGCCTTTTAGTTGCCCTTTTGATGATGAAGGCACGGAAACACGCCCTCTCACCCTGATTCAAAACGGCGTTTTGCAATTATTTTATACCGACCGCACCACTGGTCGCCTCCTGGGTAGTGACACAACCGGAAATGGTTTTCGTCCTGGTTTAGGTAGCTATCCCACCCCTGGTTTAGTCAACTTAATCATTCAACCTGGATCTGATAGTTTATTAGACTTAATACAACAGATGGATCAAGGGTTGATAGTAGACCAAATGCTAGGTGACAGTGCTGGTATTTCTGGAGACTTTTCCATCAACGTTGAGTTAGGTTTTAGAGTCCAAAAAGGTGAAATTATCGGTCGTGTAAAAGACACAATGGTTAGTGGTAATGTTTACACTGCACTCAAGCAGTTAGTAGCAATTGGCAGCGATGCTGAATGGAACGGCCCTTGCTCCACACCATCTCTAATTGTTGAAGGTTTATCCACCACAGGATCAATTAACAATTAA
- the rtcA gene encoding RNA 3'-terminal phosphate cyclase yields MIHIDGSYGEGGGQVLRTSLSLAAITGEAIRINKIRAGRQKPGLAAQHLTAVRAAATICNAKVTGDRLGSTSLEFIPGSATASGRYTFDVSDALGGRSAGAVTLVLQTILLPLALADGKSEVILRGGTHVAFSPSFTYIEQVYLPILKRMGVQAEVKLGAWGWYPQGGGEVKLSVTGGNTLSGINLMEPGELKQVRGLAVVTELPSHIPQRMASRAENLLHQANLKVNIQPLRERGAAPGAGIFLTAEYENSLAGFGALGRVGLPADKVAEMPCQELIDFNDTGAAVDGHLADQLLLPAALAFEGSQYRVADITMHLSTNAWVIQQFGIAQINIDELEQTVVVEKL; encoded by the coding sequence ATGATTCACATTGATGGCTCTTATGGTGAAGGTGGAGGGCAGGTACTACGCACCTCTTTGAGTCTTGCCGCTATTACAGGTGAAGCTATACGCATTAATAAAATTAGAGCCGGACGGCAAAAACCAGGACTAGCGGCGCAACACCTAACTGCGGTAAGAGCGGCGGCAACTATATGTAATGCTAAGGTAACAGGCGATCGCTTGGGTTCAACAAGTTTAGAGTTTATTCCTGGTAGTGCTACTGCTTCTGGGCGATACACTTTTGATGTTTCAGATGCTTTAGGAGGACGTTCCGCAGGTGCAGTAACTTTAGTATTGCAAACAATTCTTTTGCCTTTAGCACTAGCCGATGGTAAGTCAGAGGTGATTTTACGGGGTGGTACTCATGTGGCTTTTAGCCCTTCATTTACCTACATTGAGCAAGTTTATTTACCAATACTGAAGCGGATGGGGGTACAGGCAGAAGTTAAGCTGGGTGCTTGGGGTTGGTATCCTCAAGGCGGGGGAGAGGTGAAATTGAGTGTCACTGGAGGCAATACTCTCAGTGGTATTAATTTGATGGAACCTGGGGAGTTAAAGCAGGTGCGGGGTTTGGCGGTAGTGACAGAATTACCCTCGCATATCCCACAAAGGATGGCTAGTCGCGCCGAAAATTTGTTACATCAGGCAAATCTGAAAGTAAATATACAACCTCTGCGAGAACGAGGTGCTGCACCAGGGGCAGGAATTTTCCTGACGGCTGAGTATGAAAATAGTTTGGCTGGTTTTGGTGCTTTAGGGCGTGTCGGCTTACCTGCGGATAAAGTTGCGGAGATGCCTTGTCAAGAATTAATAGATTTTAATGATACAGGGGCGGCAGTTGATGGGCATTTAGCAGATCAGTTGCTATTACCAGCAGCTTTAGCATTTGAGGGAAGTCAGTACCGAGTAGCTGATATTACTATGCACTTAAGTACCAATGCTTGGGTAATTCAGCAATTTGGGATAGCCCAGATCAATATAGATGAATTAGAGCAGACGGTAGTAGTCGAAAAACTGTAA
- a CDS encoding pentapeptide repeat-containing protein — MKVTEVLERYQAGERDFRRLNLRGQSFQGQNLSGGDFSECDIRSTDFSKANLREAKFCDAKAGLQRRWAMGLIIASWLVSGVGGSFSAFVGSFVILTLDSSDARNFSIGIACLVTLMAFFSMTIQSGLVAGALAGAVAVAVVGTVAVVGALAVTGAVAGALATEVAGALAVTLAGAVAVTVALAVARAVALAVAGALTRAVALAVAVAVAVAVAGTLATEVAVALNFAVAVAVALAVAGAIMLLSAYIGWRAFTGNEKDAWVRSFAFAFAATGGTSFRGANLSDANFNNATLKSTDFRNAILTRTCFHQTKLLERVRSGTTYLRILQLSKLLITGQGQGKNFERLNLQGINLKGANLADASFIGSDLSEANLQDADLSRAYLKQTQLDGTDFTGATLTGAYIEDWGITRETKFDGVRCKHVYMRVPTKENPDPYRKPDNNKEVFQDGEFGDFIKPILDTLDLYHNQGVDPRAIAISFKHLVENHPEAELEIVAMEKRGKDKFLIRTKTGNDFDRSALSQEYFASYNRLKGLPSNDSRLLIAEKDIRIASLENMVMTVLNKPTINTNTYQHQGDIMPENQGSINISGVQGGSISGLAAAGGNQEISGSALGDISGTVTNTIGQLEQADESEAPKLADLLKQLQTAIETDSNLTPETKIEALEQINALAEAGKNPKEGTTQKAAKTALTMLKGIIADLPAIATVVEAGKNLLPVISQFFGLV; from the coding sequence ATGAAAGTAACCGAAGTTCTGGAGCGATACCAAGCAGGGGAAAGAGATTTTCGCAGGTTAAATCTGCGTGGTCAATCTTTTCAAGGTCAAAATCTCTCAGGGGGAGACTTTAGCGAATGTGATATCAGAAGTACAGATTTCTCTAAGGCTAATTTACGTGAAGCGAAATTTTGTGATGCTAAGGCAGGATTACAACGTCGTTGGGCAATGGGATTGATTATAGCTTCGTGGCTAGTGTCAGGGGTAGGAGGGTCTTTTTCAGCTTTTGTTGGTTCTTTTGTAATACTCACACTTGATAGCAGTGATGCTAGAAACTTCAGCATTGGTATAGCCTGCTTAGTTACGCTGATGGCTTTCTTTTCTATGACTATTCAAAGCGGTTTAGTAGCTGGAGCCTTAGCCGGAGCCGTTGCCGTAGCTGTAGTGGGAACCGTAGCCGTAGTGGGAGCATTAGCCGTAACCGGAGCCGTTGCCGGAGCATTAGCCACAGAAGTAGCTGGAGCATTAGCCGTAACCTTAGCGGGAGCCGTAGCCGTAACCGTAGCCTTAGCTGTAGCCAGAGCAGTAGCCTTAGCCGTTGCCGGAGCATTAACCAGAGCAGTAGCCTTAGCTGTAGCTGTAGCCGTAGCTGTAGCCGTTGCCGGAACATTAGCCACAGAAGTAGCCGTAGCCTTAAACTTCGCTGTAGCTGTGGCTGTAGCCCTAGCTGTAGCCGGAGCTATCATGCTACTTAGCGCATACATAGGATGGCGTGCTTTTACTGGAAATGAAAAAGATGCTTGGGTTCGCTCCTTCGCTTTTGCTTTTGCTGCTACAGGTGGTACAAGTTTTCGTGGGGCTAATTTAAGTGACGCTAATTTCAACAATGCTACGCTCAAAAGTACAGATTTCCGCAATGCTATTCTGACTCGTACTTGTTTTCATCAAACCAAATTATTAGAGCGTGTGCGTTCTGGCACAACTTATCTGCGAATTCTACAACTATCCAAGTTGCTGATCACAGGACAGGGACAAGGCAAAAACTTTGAGCGTCTGAATTTACAAGGTATCAATTTAAAAGGGGCTAACTTAGCAGATGCCAGTTTTATTGGTTCAGACTTAAGTGAAGCGAATCTGCAAGATGCAGATTTATCCAGAGCTTATCTCAAACAAACACAATTAGACGGAACAGATTTTACAGGTGCAACGCTCACGGGCGCATATATTGAAGATTGGGGCATTACTAGAGAAACTAAATTTGATGGGGTCAGATGTAAACACGTTTATATGCGAGTCCCTACAAAAGAAAATCCTGACCCCTATCGCAAACCAGATAATAATAAGGAAGTTTTTCAGGATGGGGAATTTGGCGATTTTATCAAACCCATTCTAGATACACTCGACCTTTACCACAATCAAGGTGTTGACCCACGTGCTATTGCCATTTCATTTAAGCATTTAGTTGAGAATCATCCAGAAGCTGAACTAGAAATTGTGGCAATGGAAAAACGAGGTAAAGATAAGTTTTTAATCAGAACAAAAACCGGAAATGATTTTGACCGCTCGGCATTAAGTCAGGAATATTTTGCCTCTTACAATCGTTTAAAAGGTTTGCCATCAAATGATAGCCGATTGCTTATAGCCGAAAAAGATATCAGGATTGCTAGTTTAGAAAATATGGTAATGACTGTACTTAATAAACCTACTATTAATACTAATACTTATCAACATCAAGGAGATATTATGCCAGAGAATCAAGGTAGTATCAACATTAGCGGCGTTCAAGGTGGTAGTATTAGCGGTCTAGCTGCCGCAGGTGGAAACCAGGAAATAAGTGGTTCTGCGTTAGGCGATATTAGTGGAACTGTAACTAATACTATTGGTCAGTTAGAACAAGCTGATGAATCAGAAGCGCCGAAATTAGCAGATTTATTAAAACAATTACAAACTGCAATTGAAACCGATTCCAATCTCACCCCAGAAACCAAGATTGAAGCTTTAGAACAGATAAACGCTTTAGCTGAAGCTGGGAAAAATCCCAAAGAAGGAACGACGCAAAAAGCTGCCAAAACCGCGCTCACAATGTTAAAAGGCATAATTGCTGATTTACCTGCAATCGCCACCGTAGTAGAAGCGGGTAAAAACTTGTTACCTGTAATATCTCAGTTTTTTGGTTTAGTTTAG